The nucleotide sequence ACCTCGCTCACCCAGGTCGCGGACTCGTTGCAGGCGTGCAGGGTTGCATCGAGTGCCGCCGCCTGCTCGGGCGTCGGCAGCAGCTTGACCTGCACCACCAGTTTCACAATCACCGAACGTACACACCCGCACGAGGGGCCACCGCACGTTCGAAGTGGATCACCTGAACGAGTGGCACGCCTCGTCGTGTGTCGGTGCCTTGACCGGACGAGAGACCCGGCCGCTCCGCGGCCGAGCAGACGTCATGGCGCTGCGGCGCTCCGCGCCACCTGACCCAGGAAGCGATTCCTCCCGGGCGTGAACGCCCGGGGTTCCTCGCAAGAAACAAGCTGAAGGCCGGTGCCGGGCAGGACAACCTCCAGCTCGCCCACCAGGGTCTCGCCGCCGCCGACTGGACCGATGCCCAGCGCGACAAGCTCCTCGCCCTCGTCCGCGTCTACGTCGGCAACATGGCCGACGCGCACGCCGACGTGAAGATGAAGGAGGTCGAGGAACACCTCGACGACACGTACTTCTACTGGATCGGCGAGACCGACGACGACTCGGCGTTCTACTACCGCGTGCACAGCCCGGTCGTCCTCATCGAGTACGACGCCCAGTCCCCGCTCGGCTACAACCTCAACGGCAGCAGTAGCAGTAGCAGTAGTGGCAACGGTGGTGGCGGTATGGGCGGTCCCGGCGGCACCCCCACCCAGCAGCACATCCACACCATCATCCGCACGCCCAACGGGGGCGACTACGGCATCGATCTCCTCAAGCTGCACCTGGAGAACGACCACTGAGGGTGTTGGCCGCGCTCGGCTGCCCAGCCTGTCTGCCAAACGTTTGGTAGAACCGCCGCCCAAACGTTTGGTAGAACCGCCAAACGTTTGTTAGGGCCACAGCAGCCCGGTGACCCAACCCCCGCCCTCCCGTCGGTAGTCCAGCCGTACGTGCCGTCGCCTCGCGTCCCCCTGGAAGAACTCCACCTCGTCCGGTTCCACGACGTACGCCGTCCAGGAGGGCACGGCCACGTCCGGTTCCCGCTCGGCGCGCGCCCAGGCGGCCTCCGAGGCGCGCTCCAACTCCTCGTAGGAGGAGAGGGCTTCGCTCTGGTGGCCCACGAGGGCGGCGGCCAGCGCTCCCGTCGAGCGGGCGTGCAGATCGGCGTGGGCGGCCTCGGGGGGTTCGATCGTGACCCGGCCCCGCACCCGTACCTGGCGGCCGAGGAGGGGCCAGTAGAAGCCGAGGGAGGCGTAGGGGCGGGCCGCGAGGTGGCGTCCCTTGCGGCTGTCGGCGTGCGAGGCGAAGTGCCAGCCCCGCGCGTCCACGTCGTGCAGCATCACCGTGCGGACGTCCGGTCGGCCCTCCGCGTCCGCCGTGGCCAGCGACATCGTGTGCGGCTCCACCTCCCCGGCCGCCACGACCTCCCCGAACCACACGGCGAAGAGCGACACCGGCTCGGCGGGCGCCGCAGCCGGGTCGAACAGCGGCAGGGCGCTGACCTGCGGATCCCAGACCCGCAGCCCGCGCAGGGCCTCCACGAACTCGGACGGCCGGGCGGGGGCCGGGGAGGTGGGCCGCGGCTGGGAAGGGGGCTCGATCATGGGTGGGACGGTCTCACACCGTGCCCAGGTCGGACGAGACCCACCTCTCGGGGCGCATGCGGATGATGACCTGTTCGCCGTGGCTCTTCGAGGCGAAGTCGACGTAGCCGTCGACCTTTTCGGCCGGGAGGTAGCGGGCCGAGATCTCGCGGAGGTCGTCGAGGGTGGCGGGGGACGTGTCGGTGACGGGGCCCTCGACGGAGACATAGCGGATGGTGGGGTCGAGCCGGTCGATCATCAGGGAGAAGCGGCCGGCGGCCTGGATCAGCCGGTTTTTGCGGGTGTCCAGCCCGGTCATGACCCAGATGTCGCCGCCGGGTTCGTACTGGTACCAGATCGGCACCGTCAACGGGGCCCTTCCCTCCCCGGCGTCGACCGCCAACGCGGCCACATGCGCCTCGGCCAGAAACTCCTCGCGCTCCTTGCGGGACAGTGCCATGTCGCTTCCTCCGGGCTGCTGCGGGGACGCCTTCGTCTGCCGAGCGGTTCAGCGCCCCTGTCCCGCCTCGTATTCCGGCGCCGGGAGAAGACGCCGGCGCCTCGCCGAACGACCGCCGTCAGCCGACCGTGAAGGCCGTGTCGCCGAAGTCCGCCACCATCCGCAGTTCCCCGCCCAGCGCCCGGATGTAGGCCCGCAGGGTCGCCACCTCCGTGCGGTCGATCTCGCCGTGCTCGATCGCGGAGATACGAGGAGTGGAGACTCCCATGGAGTCCGCGATGTCGCGCTGCGTGAGGTCCTGCTCGCGCCGCAGTTCGGCGAGCTTGTAGGCGCGGATCTCGGCGAGGAGCTGGTCCTTGGCGGCCTGCTTCTCCTCAGGTGTCATGACCGGGATTCCGGCGGCCCGCTGTTGCTCGTGGACCCGGCGCTTAACTTCCTCCCAGCTGACGGTGTTCATTCGTACTCCCTCGTGTGCAGCTCGTCGATGTGGTTTCGGTAGCGCTTCTCGGCGATCGGGATGTTGGTGTCGTACCAGCCACGCCAGTTTCCGGCCTTGTCTCCGGCGACCAGCAGGACGGCACGGCGTACGGGGTCGAAAGCGAACAGGACACGGATTTCGCTGTTACCTGCGGACCCGGGCCGCAGCTCCTTCAGGTGATGTTGTTCGGAGCCCTTGATGCGGTCGACCAGAGGGCGCCCGAGGGACGGGCCTTCGTCCGCCAAGGTGTCGACCGCTACTTCCATCTGCCTGGCACTGGCCGGGTCGGAATTGGCCAGCGCTTCGAACCGCGTCGCCACTTCCGCGACGAGAATCACTTCCCATTGGAGCCATGCGCAGGAAATTAATGCAAGCGTTAACCTGGGGGCTCTGATCAGGCCTGATTCACCCGAACGGGTGGCCGGGCCTCCTCACCCCCGCCCCAGAACGACCGTCCCCGAGGAGCAGAACCAGCCGCCCGTGCCCGAGGCCACCGCGAGGCGGGGCAGGTGGCCGTCGGAGGTGTGGATCTGGCGGTCGCCCGCCTCGCCGCGTAGCTGGCGTACCGCTTCGACGAGGAGGAAGAGGCCGCGCATGCCGGGGTGTTGGGCGGAGAGGCCGCCGCCGTCGGTGTTGACGGGGAGGTCGCCGGTGAGGGTGAGGCGGTTCTTCTCGACGAAGGCCCCGCCCTCGCCCTTCGCGCAGAAGCCGAGGTCCTCCAGGGTCACGAGGGTCATGTAGGTGAAGGCGTCGTAGATCTCGGCGAAGTCGATCTCGGAGGGGCGTACGCCGGCCCGTTCGAAGGCCAGGCGGCCGCTGACCGCCGCCGGGGAGACCGTGAAGTCGGGCCACTCGGACATGGTCGCGTGAGAGGTGTGCTCGCCGGTGCCGAGGATCCAGACGGGGACCGCCGGTCGGCAGTCCCGCACGTACTCCTCCGCCGCCAGCAGGACCGCCGCGCCGCCGTCGGAACGTATGCAGCAGTGGAGCTTGGTGAACGGGTCGGCGATCGGAGGGGAGGAGAGGACGTCGTCGACGGTGATCGGCGTGCGGAACATCGCCTCCGGGTTCGCCCCCGCGTTGGCACGGGCCTGCACGGCCACCGAGGCCAGCTGCTCCAGGGTCGTGCCGTACTCGTGCATGTGGCGGCGCGCGGCCATGGCGTACTTGGCGATCAGGGTGTGCCCGTACGGGACCTCGAACTGGAGGGGGCCGCGCGCGCCGAAGGAGAGGTTGCCGGTGCGGCGGCCCCCCTTGATGTCCGCGCGGGCCGTGGAGCCGTAGACGAGGAGCACGACGTTCGCGTGCCCGGCGGCGATCGCGTCCGCCGCGTGCGCCGCCATGACCTCCCAGGTCGAGCCCCCGACCGAGGTGGAATCCACCCAGGTGGGCCGCAGGCCCAGATACTCCGCCACCTCCACCGGGGCCAGCGTGCCCAGGCCGGCCGATGC is from Streptomyces sp. NBC_01314 and encodes:
- a CDS encoding XRE family transcriptional regulator translates to MNTVSWEEVKRRVHEQQRAAGIPVMTPEEKQAAKDQLLAEIRAYKLAELRREQDLTQRDIADSMGVSTPRISAIEHGEIDRTEVATLRAYIRALGGELRMVADFGDTAFTVG
- a CDS encoding pyridoxamine 5'-phosphate oxidase family protein yields the protein MALSRKEREEFLAEAHVAALAVDAGEGRAPLTVPIWYQYEPGGDIWVMTGLDTRKNRLIQAAGRFSLMIDRLDPTIRYVSVEGPVTDTSPATLDDLREISARYLPAEKVDGYVDFASKSHGEQVIIRMRPERWVSSDLGTV
- a CDS encoding pyridoxal 5'-phosphate synthase, whose protein sequence is MIEPPSQPRPTSPAPARPSEFVEALRGLRVWDPQVSALPLFDPAAAPAEPVSLFAVWFGEVVAAGEVEPHTMSLATADAEGRPDVRTVMLHDVDARGWHFASHADSRKGRHLAARPYASLGFYWPLLGRQVRVRGRVTIEPPEAAHADLHARSTGALAAALVGHQSEALSSYEELERASEAAWARAEREPDVAVPSWTAYVVEPDEVEFFQGDARRRHVRLDYRREGGGWVTGLLWP
- a CDS encoding type II toxin-antitoxin system RelE/ParE family toxin, coding for MATRFEALANSDPASARQMEVAVDTLADEGPSLGRPLVDRIKGSEQHHLKELRPGSAGNSEIRVLFAFDPVRRAVLLVAGDKAGNWRGWYDTNIPIAEKRYRNHIDELHTREYE
- a CDS encoding acetyl-CoA acetyltransferase, with amino-acid sequence MTAAPATPGTGGRRDAVPRGGGRKVAIVGAALSDCGRVDGVTPYALHAQAARRALADAGLERTAIDGLASAGLGTLAPVEVAEYLGLRPTWVDSTSVGGSTWEVMAAHAADAIAAGHANVVLLVYGSTARADIKGGRRTGNLSFGARGPLQFEVPYGHTLIAKYAMAARRHMHEYGTTLEQLASVAVQARANAGANPEAMFRTPITVDDVLSSPPIADPFTKLHCCIRSDGGAAVLLAAEEYVRDCRPAVPVWILGTGEHTSHATMSEWPDFTVSPAAVSGRLAFERAGVRPSEIDFAEIYDAFTYMTLVTLEDLGFCAKGEGGAFVEKNRLTLTGDLPVNTDGGGLSAQHPGMRGLFLLVEAVRQLRGEAGDRQIHTSDGHLPRLAVASGTGGWFCSSGTVVLGRG
- a CDS encoding DUF3500 domain-containing protein; its protein translation is MKAGAGQDNLQLAHQGLAAADWTDAQRDKLLALVRVYVGNMADAHADVKMKEVEEHLDDTYFYWIGETDDDSAFYYRVHSPVVLIEYDAQSPLGYNLNGSSSSSSSGNGGGGMGGPGGTPTQQHIHTIIRTPNGGDYGIDLLKLHLENDH